One genomic window of Pseudoxanthomonas sp. includes the following:
- a CDS encoding efflux RND transporter permease subunit: MGFSSIFIRRPIATTLLMIGVTLLGIMGYRSLPVSALPEIDSPSLVVTTQYPGASAATMAALVTTPLERQLGQISGMEMMTSDSSAGLSTIVLQFSMERDIDVASQDVQSAIRQATLPSGLPYQPTYNRVNPADAAIVTLKLTSDTLPLREVNRYADSILAQRLSQVPGVGLVSIAGNVRPAVRIQVNPAMLSSMGLTLEDLRSALTEANVNAPKGSLNGATQSYSIGTNDQIEDAAGYNSTIISYKNGAPVRLGDVAKVIDGVENDQLSAWADGKQAVLLEIRRQPGANIVQTVAAIRALLPQLKSVLPAEVHLDVFSDRTETIRASVHEVQFTLILTIGLVVAVIFVFLRRLWATIIPSIAVPLSLMGTFGVMAFAGMSLDNLSLMALVVATGFVVDDAIVMIENIVRYIEQGKSGPEAAEEGAKQIGFTVLSLTISLVAVFLPLLLMPGVTGRLFHEFAWVLSIAVIISMLVSLTLTPMMCAYLLKPDELPEGDDAHERTHAAGKQNLWSRTVGLYERTLDWVLARQGLTLVVALAAVVLTVVLYVVIPKGLLPEQDTGLITGVVQADQTVAFEQMQSRTQAVAAALKQDPAVTGVAAFIGTGSMNPTLNQGQISIVLKARGEREGLDEILPRLQKAVAGIPGVALYLKPVQDVTLDTRVAATEYQFSLSDVDSAELSSQAERVTQALRQRPELSDVGNNAANAGRALMIDINRDTASALGVPMQTIDDTLYDAYGQRQISTIFTSLNQYRVVLEVAPEFRTRDALMNKLAVASNGSGALTGSNATTLGQVTSSNSSTATGIGNANTGITVGTAGGIPLSALATTRIGTTPLVISHQQQLPAVTISFNVTSGYSLSQAVAAINEVREDLNLPDTVRTEFIGKAAEYSSSQSDVVWLLLAAVVVIYIVLGVLYESYIHPFTIISTLPPAGVGALLALMLCGMSLSVDGIVGIVLLIGIVKKNAIMMIDFAIDARREGMSAHDAIRRACLLRFRPIMMTTAAALLGALPLALGDGIGSELRKPLGVSIVGGLLLSQLVTLYTTPVIYLYMERFSQRVQDWRDRRAARHGSAAPSPEAG, translated from the coding sequence TTGGGCTTCTCCAGCATTTTCATCCGCCGCCCCATCGCCACCACGCTGCTGATGATTGGCGTGACGCTGCTGGGCATCATGGGTTACCGCAGCCTGCCGGTCTCGGCGCTGCCGGAAATCGATTCGCCCAGCCTGGTGGTGACCACCCAGTATCCCGGCGCCAGCGCGGCGACCATGGCGGCGTTGGTGACCACGCCGCTGGAGCGCCAGCTGGGCCAGATCTCCGGCATGGAGATGATGACCTCCGATTCGTCGGCGGGCCTGTCCACGATCGTGCTGCAGTTCTCGATGGAGCGCGACATCGACGTCGCCTCGCAGGACGTGCAGTCGGCCATCCGCCAGGCCACGCTGCCCAGCGGCCTGCCGTACCAGCCCACCTACAACCGGGTGAACCCGGCCGACGCGGCCATCGTCACCCTGAAGCTGACCTCGGACACGCTGCCGCTGCGCGAGGTCAATCGCTACGCCGATTCGATCCTGGCCCAGCGCCTGTCGCAGGTGCCGGGCGTGGGCCTGGTGTCGATCGCCGGCAACGTGCGCCCCGCGGTGCGCATCCAGGTCAACCCGGCGATGCTGTCGAGCATGGGCCTGACCCTGGAAGACCTGCGCAGCGCGTTGACCGAGGCCAACGTCAACGCACCCAAGGGTTCGCTCAACGGCGCCACCCAGTCCTACAGCATCGGCACCAACGACCAGATCGAAGACGCCGCCGGCTACAACAGCACCATCATCAGTTACAAGAACGGCGCGCCGGTCCGCCTGGGCGATGTGGCCAAGGTGATCGATGGGGTCGAGAACGACCAGCTTTCGGCCTGGGCCGATGGCAAGCAGGCGGTGCTGCTGGAGATCCGCCGCCAGCCTGGCGCCAACATTGTCCAGACCGTCGCTGCGATCCGCGCGCTGCTGCCGCAGCTCAAGAGCGTGCTGCCGGCCGAAGTGCACCTGGATGTGTTCTCCGACCGCACCGAGACCATCCGTGCCTCGGTGCATGAGGTGCAGTTCACCCTGATCCTGACCATCGGCCTGGTGGTGGCGGTGATCTTCGTGTTCCTGCGCCGGCTGTGGGCCACGATCATTCCCTCCATCGCCGTGCCGCTGTCGCTGATGGGCACCTTCGGCGTGATGGCCTTCGCCGGCATGTCGCTGGACAACCTGTCGCTGATGGCGCTGGTGGTGGCGACCGGGTTCGTGGTCGACGACGCGATCGTGATGATCGAGAACATCGTCAGGTACATCGAACAGGGCAAGAGTGGGCCGGAAGCGGCCGAAGAGGGCGCCAAGCAGATTGGTTTCACCGTGCTGTCGCTGACCATCTCGCTGGTGGCGGTGTTCCTGCCGCTGCTGCTGATGCCGGGCGTGACCGGGCGGCTGTTCCATGAGTTCGCCTGGGTGCTGTCGATCGCGGTGATCATCTCGATGCTGGTGTCGCTGACCCTGACGCCGATGATGTGCGCCTACCTGCTCAAGCCGGACGAGCTGCCCGAGGGCGATGACGCCCACGAGCGCACCCATGCGGCCGGCAAGCAGAACCTGTGGTCGCGCACCGTCGGCTTGTATGAGCGCACCCTGGACTGGGTACTGGCACGCCAGGGCCTGACCCTGGTGGTGGCGCTGGCGGCGGTGGTGTTGACCGTCGTGCTGTACGTGGTGATTCCCAAGGGCCTGCTGCCCGAACAGGACACCGGCCTGATCACCGGCGTGGTCCAGGCCGACCAGACGGTGGCCTTCGAGCAGATGCAGTCGCGCACCCAGGCCGTGGCCGCGGCGCTGAAGCAGGACCCGGCGGTGACCGGCGTGGCGGCCTTCATCGGCACCGGCAGCATGAATCCCACGCTCAACCAGGGCCAGATCAGCATCGTGCTGAAGGCGCGCGGCGAACGCGAAGGCCTGGATGAGATCCTGCCGCGCCTGCAGAAGGCGGTGGCCGGGATTCCCGGCGTGGCGCTGTACCTCAAGCCGGTGCAGGACGTGACCCTGGACACGCGCGTGGCGGCGACCGAATACCAGTTCTCGCTGTCCGATGTCGACAGTGCCGAGCTGTCGTCGCAGGCCGAGCGTGTGACCCAGGCCCTGCGCCAGCGTCCTGAACTGTCGGACGTGGGCAACAACGCGGCCAACGCCGGCCGCGCGCTGATGATCGACATCAATCGCGATACCGCCAGCGCGCTGGGCGTGCCGATGCAGACCATCGACGACACCTTGTACGACGCCTATGGCCAGCGCCAGATCTCGACCATCTTCACCTCGCTCAACCAGTACCGCGTGGTGCTGGAAGTGGCGCCGGAATTCCGCACCCGCGATGCGCTGATGAACAAGCTGGCCGTGGCCAGCAACGGCAGCGGTGCGCTGACCGGCAGCAACGCGACCACGCTGGGCCAGGTGACCTCAAGCAATTCGTCCACCGCCACCGGCATCGGCAACGCCAACACGGGCATCACCGTGGGCACCGCCGGCGGGATCCCGCTGTCGGCGCTGGCGACCACGCGCATCGGTACCACGCCGCTGGTCATCAGCCACCAGCAGCAGCTGCCGGCCGTGACCATCTCGTTCAACGTAACCTCGGGCTATTCGCTGTCGCAGGCGGTGGCCGCGATCAACGAGGTCCGCGAAGACCTCAACCTGCCCGACACCGTGCGGACCGAATTCATCGGCAAGGCCGCCGAGTATTCGTCCAGCCAGTCCGACGTGGTCTGGCTGCTGCTGGCCGCGGTGGTGGTGATCTACATCGTGCTGGGCGTGCTGTACGAAAGCTACATCCATCCCTTCACCATCATCTCGACCCTGCCGCCGGCTGGCGTCGGCGCGCTGCTGGCGCTGATGCTGTGCGGGATGAGCCTGTCGGTGGACGGCATCGTCGGCATCGTGCTGCTGATCGGCATCGTCAAGAAGAACGCGATCATGATGATCGACTTCGCCATCGACGCGCGCCGTGAAGGCATGAGCGCGCACGATGCGATCCGCCGCGCCTGCCTGCTGCGCTTCCGCCCGATCATGATGACCACCGCCGCCGCGTTGCTGGGCGCGCTGCCGCTGGCGCTGGGTGATGGCATCGGCTCGGAACTGCGCAAGCCGCTGGGCGTGTCCATCGTCGGTGGCCTGCTGCTGTCGCAGCTGGTGACGCTGTACACCACGCCGGTGATCTACCTGTACATGGAGCGGTTCTCGCAGCGCGTGCAGGACTGGCGCGACCGCCGTGCCGCGCGCCATGGCAGTGCCGCGCCGTCGCCGGAGGCCGGCTGA
- a CDS encoding efflux RND transporter periplasmic adaptor subunit has translation MSRKWKIALAVVVLVVVVVFGLRACGRKDPADLKQGGQDSNKPVPVTVEAVTSQDVPVYRNATGTVTALNTVTINPQTSGRLMSLDFTEGQPVKKGQVLARIDPRELQASYDQAAASKKQNQAQLQTARDTNARLTDPAYAPYVARTDIDTQKNLVAQYQAGVAAADAAMQAASVQLQYTTIVSPLDGIAGIRGVDVGNIVSTSSSIVTITQVEPIYASFSLPAQDLGAVRAAQAQGKASVAALDSTDQHVIAGDGVLDVVDNQISTDTNTFALRARFPNADHVLWPGQFVNVRLQVGNIGAGLVVPTQAVQRGPDSDYVYVVQADSTVKMQDVTTSVEVGDTHVVVTKGLKAGDRVVTEGQFRLKPNAKVDALKPGQAPPEPTAEELQQATHGQKGGRRGPPR, from the coding sequence ATGTCGCGTAAATGGAAGATCGCCCTGGCGGTGGTCGTATTGGTGGTGGTCGTGGTGTTCGGACTGCGCGCATGCGGCAGGAAAGACCCGGCCGACCTGAAGCAGGGTGGCCAGGACAGCAACAAGCCGGTGCCGGTGACGGTCGAGGCGGTGACCAGCCAGGACGTGCCCGTGTACCGCAACGCGACCGGTACGGTCACTGCACTCAACACCGTGACCATCAATCCGCAGACCAGCGGACGCCTGATGAGCCTGGATTTCACCGAAGGCCAGCCGGTCAAGAAGGGCCAGGTGCTGGCCCGGATCGATCCGCGCGAGCTCCAGGCCAGCTATGACCAGGCCGCTGCTTCGAAAAAGCAGAACCAGGCCCAGCTGCAGACCGCACGCGATACCAATGCGCGCCTGACCGACCCGGCCTACGCGCCATACGTGGCCCGCACCGACATCGACACCCAGAAGAACCTGGTGGCCCAGTACCAGGCGGGCGTGGCCGCGGCCGATGCCGCCATGCAGGCGGCCAGCGTGCAGCTGCAGTACACCACCATCGTCTCGCCGCTGGACGGCATCGCCGGTATTCGCGGTGTGGACGTGGGCAACATCGTCAGCACCAGTTCGTCGATCGTCACCATCACCCAGGTCGAGCCGATCTATGCCTCCTTCAGCCTGCCGGCGCAGGACCTGGGCGCGGTGCGTGCGGCACAGGCACAGGGCAAGGCGTCCGTCGCGGCGCTGGACAGCACCGACCAGCACGTGATCGCCGGCGACGGCGTGCTGGACGTGGTCGACAACCAGATCAGCACCGATACCAACACCTTCGCACTGCGCGCGCGCTTCCCCAACGCCGACCACGTGCTGTGGCCGGGCCAGTTCGTCAACGTGCGCCTGCAGGTCGGCAACATCGGCGCTGGCCTGGTGGTTCCGACCCAGGCGGTGCAGCGCGGCCCGGACAGCGACTACGTGTACGTGGTCCAGGCCGACAGCACGGTCAAGATGCAGGACGTGACCACCAGCGTCGAGGTGGGCGACACCCACGTCGTGGTGACCAAGGGCCTGAAGGCCGGCGACCGCGTGGTCACCGAAGGCCAGTTCCGGCTCAAGCCCAATGCCAAGGTCGATGCGCTCAAGCCTGGCCAGGCCCCGCCGGAGCCGACCGCGGAAGAACTGCAGCAGGCCACGCACGGCCAGAAGGGTGGTCGTCGCGGTCCGCCGCGCTGA